Proteins encoded in a region of the Streptomyces violaceoruber genome:
- a CDS encoding dicarboxylate/amino acid:cation symporter, which translates to MSVSSPSSFTKYLKVPFWAQILAGLVLGVLLGWLARSQDISWLVTTLEKVGDTFIGLLKLAVAPLVFFAILVSITNLRKVNNAARLASRTLLWFMITSLIAVAIGLVIGLVTNPGAGTGLTAADGAKPEHTGSWIDFLTGIVPTDVITPFTELNVLQIVFMAAVAGIAALQLGEKAQPILNLSESILELLQKALWWVIRLAPLGTVGLIGKAIATYGWDLIGKYATFTADIYVGCALVMFVVYPTLLATVAKASPLQFFKGAWPAIQLAFVSRSSVGTMPLTQKVTERLGVPKEYASFAVPFGATTKMDGCAAIYPAIAAIFVAQIFDIQLGVGDYLLIAFVSVVGSAATAGLTGATVMLTLTLSTLGLPMEGVGLLLAIDPILDMMRTATNVAGQALVPVIVSAREGLLDRKAYDEAHASPIDEPEREKQASEPVPVAA; encoded by the coding sequence ATGTCCGTGTCTTCACCCTCTTCTTTCACGAAGTACCTGAAGGTGCCCTTCTGGGCCCAGATACTCGCCGGTCTCGTCCTCGGCGTCCTGCTGGGCTGGCTGGCCCGCAGCCAGGACATATCGTGGCTGGTCACCACCCTGGAGAAGGTCGGTGACACCTTCATCGGCCTGCTGAAGCTGGCCGTCGCACCGCTGGTCTTCTTCGCGATCCTGGTCTCGATCACCAACCTGCGGAAGGTCAACAACGCGGCCCGCCTGGCGTCCCGCACCCTCCTCTGGTTCATGATCACGTCGCTGATCGCGGTGGCCATCGGCCTCGTCATCGGCCTGGTCACCAACCCCGGCGCCGGCACCGGCCTCACCGCGGCCGACGGCGCCAAGCCCGAACACACCGGTTCCTGGATCGACTTCCTGACCGGCATCGTGCCGACCGACGTCATCACGCCGTTCACCGAACTGAACGTGCTGCAGATCGTCTTCATGGCCGCCGTCGCCGGTATCGCCGCCCTCCAGCTCGGCGAGAAGGCCCAGCCGATCCTGAACCTGAGCGAGTCGATCCTCGAACTCCTCCAGAAGGCCCTGTGGTGGGTCATCCGCCTCGCCCCGCTCGGCACCGTCGGCCTCATCGGCAAGGCCATCGCCACCTACGGCTGGGACCTCATCGGCAAGTACGCCACCTTCACCGCCGACATCTACGTCGGCTGCGCCCTCGTGATGTTCGTGGTCTACCCGACGCTGCTCGCCACCGTCGCCAAGGCCAGCCCGCTCCAGTTCTTCAAGGGCGCCTGGCCCGCCATCCAGCTGGCCTTCGTCTCCCGCTCCTCGGTCGGCACCATGCCGCTGACCCAGAAGGTCACCGAGCGCCTCGGCGTCCCGAAGGAGTACGCGTCCTTCGCCGTGCCGTTCGGCGCGACGACCAAGATGGACGGCTGCGCCGCGATCTACCCGGCGATCGCCGCGATCTTCGTCGCGCAGATCTTCGACATCCAGCTCGGGGTCGGCGACTACCTGCTGATCGCGTTCGTCTCGGTGGTCGGCTCCGCCGCCACGGCCGGCCTCACCGGCGCCACGGTCATGCTGACCCTGACCCTCTCCACCCTGGGCCTGCCCATGGAGGGCGTCGGCCTCCTCCTCGCCATCGACCCGATCCTGGACATGATGCGGACGGCGACGAACGTCGCGGGCCAAGCTCTCGTACCGGTGATCGTCTCGGCCCGCGAGGGGCTGCTCGACCGCAAGGCGTACGACGAGGCCCACGCCTCGCCGATCGACGAGCCGGAGCGGGAGAAGCAGGCGTCGGAGCCGGTTCCGGTCGCCGCCTGA
- a CDS encoding MaoC/PaaZ C-terminal domain-containing protein: protein MTTAPPTPGTLTGVPALAPLLARGALLSPLKRPRPDADFPRTRLVLPGLRVDLARLAAYERVCGFATGADALPVTYPHVLGFPMAMRLMSGRGFPLPLLGLVHTSIGITRRAAMPATAEYELAVHVEGLAAHRRGTEATVVTEVRAGADLVWESRSTYLARHRTTAPPPAGEPPSGERDPLPVRAEWQLAGDVGRRYGAASGDRNPIHLHPLTARLFGFPRAIAHGMWTVARCLAEHGTPDAAVVRTEFRAPVLLPGTVAYGAGDGRFELRGGDGGRRLHLSGEVEPYPAA from the coding sequence ATGACCACCGCGCCCCCGACCCCCGGCACCCTGACCGGCGTCCCCGCCCTGGCCCCGCTCCTCGCGCGCGGCGCGCTGCTGTCACCCCTCAAGCGCCCCCGTCCGGACGCGGACTTCCCCCGCACCAGGCTGGTCCTGCCCGGCCTGCGCGTCGACCTCGCGCGGCTCGCCGCGTACGAGCGGGTGTGCGGGTTCGCGACCGGCGCGGACGCGCTTCCCGTGACCTATCCGCATGTGCTGGGCTTCCCGATGGCGATGCGCCTGATGAGCGGCCGGGGCTTCCCGCTGCCGCTGCTCGGCCTCGTCCACACGTCCATCGGCATCACCCGCCGGGCCGCCATGCCCGCGACCGCCGAGTACGAACTCGCCGTGCACGTCGAAGGGCTGGCGGCGCACCGGCGCGGCACCGAGGCGACGGTGGTCACGGAGGTCCGCGCCGGGGCGGACCTGGTCTGGGAGTCCCGCAGCACCTACCTGGCCCGGCACCGCACCACCGCCCCGCCGCCCGCCGGGGAGCCCCCCTCGGGAGAGCGGGACCCCCTCCCCGTGCGCGCCGAGTGGCAACTCGCCGGTGACGTCGGACGCCGCTACGGTGCCGCCTCCGGTGACCGGAACCCGATCCACCTGCACCCGCTCACCGCCCGCCTGTTCGGCTTCCCGCGGGCCATCGCGCACGGCATGTGGACCGTGGCCCGCTGCCTCGCCGAGCACGGGACGCCGGACGCGGCCGTGGTGCGGACGGAGTTCCGGGCGCCCGTGCTGCTGCCGGGGACGGTGGCGTACGGGGCCGGGGACGGCCGGTTCGAACTGCGCGGCGGCGACGGAGGACGGCGGCTGCACCTGTCCGGGGAGGTCGAACCCTACCCGGCGGCCTGA
- a CDS encoding acetyl-CoA C-acetyltransferase: MSPLAPQPPRRVAVIGGTRVPFARSDGPYATAANQEMLTAALDGLVERYGLQEPGAVGEFVAGAVLKHSRDFNLARETVLGSALDPRTPAYDIQQACGTGLQAVIAAANKIALGQTESAVAGGADTASDAPLGVNDRLRRILLQARRAKTTGGRLKALAKVRPGHLVPDIPRNAEPRTGLSMGEHAAVTARAWGITREEQDALAAASHQRLAAAYERGLFQDLVIPFRGLARDQNLRPGSTVEKLAALKPVFGLDAPGPTMTAGNSTPLTDGAATVLLASEEWAEARGVEPLAYLTAYETAAVDFAGGDVAGGEDGLLMAPAYAVPRMLERAGLGIADFDLVEIHEAFASQVLATLAAWEKRGLAPVDRARLNVAGSSLATGHPFAATGARIVATLATLLAEREGPGRGLISICAAGGQGVTAILERT; this comes from the coding sequence ATGAGCCCTCTGGCACCGCAGCCCCCACGCCGCGTGGCGGTCATCGGCGGCACGCGCGTCCCCTTCGCCCGCTCCGACGGGCCGTACGCCACCGCCGCCAACCAGGAGATGCTCACCGCCGCTCTCGACGGCCTGGTCGAGCGGTACGGGCTCCAGGAGCCAGGCGCCGTCGGCGAGTTCGTGGCCGGCGCGGTCCTCAAGCACAGCCGGGACTTCAACCTCGCCCGCGAGACGGTCCTCGGTTCGGCCCTCGACCCGCGCACCCCCGCCTACGACATCCAGCAGGCCTGCGGGACCGGCCTCCAGGCCGTGATCGCCGCCGCCAACAAGATCGCTCTCGGCCAGACCGAGTCGGCCGTCGCGGGCGGCGCCGACACCGCGAGCGACGCCCCGCTCGGCGTCAACGACCGCCTGCGCCGCATCCTGCTTCAGGCCCGCCGGGCGAAGACCACCGGCGGCAGGCTCAAGGCTTTGGCCAAGGTCCGCCCGGGACACCTCGTCCCCGACATCCCGCGCAACGCCGAGCCGCGCACCGGCCTGTCGATGGGCGAGCACGCCGCGGTGACCGCGCGGGCCTGGGGCATCACCCGTGAGGAGCAGGACGCGTTGGCCGCCGCGAGCCACCAGCGGCTGGCGGCGGCGTACGAACGCGGTCTCTTCCAGGACCTGGTGATCCCCTTCCGGGGCCTGGCCCGCGACCAGAACCTGCGCCCGGGCTCGACGGTGGAGAAACTGGCCGCGCTGAAGCCCGTGTTCGGGCTCGACGCCCCCGGCCCCACGATGACGGCGGGCAACTCCACGCCCCTGACGGACGGCGCCGCGACGGTGCTCCTGGCGAGCGAGGAGTGGGCCGAGGCCCGGGGCGTCGAACCCCTCGCGTACCTCACGGCGTACGAGACGGCGGCCGTGGACTTCGCCGGCGGGGACGTGGCCGGTGGTGAGGACGGCCTGCTGATGGCCCCGGCGTACGCGGTCCCGCGGATGCTGGAGCGGGCCGGGCTCGGGATCGCGGACTTCGACCTCGTCGAGATCCACGAGGCGTTCGCGTCCCAGGTGCTGGCCACGCTGGCCGCCTGGGAGAAGCGCGGCCTGGCCCCGGTGGACCGGGCCCGCCTGAACGTGGCAGGCTCCTCCCTCGCCACCGGACACCCCTTCGCGGCGACCGGCGCCCGCATCGTGGCGACCCTGGCCACGCTGCTCGCCGAGCGGGAGGGGCCGGGGCGCGGCCTGATCTCGATCTGCGCGGCGGGCGGCCAGGGCGTCACCGCCATACTGGAACGAACGTGA
- a CDS encoding TetR/AcrR family transcriptional regulator — translation MGAGKTKRMPRAVREQQMLDAAVSVFGRRGYMAASMDEIAELAGVSKPLVYLYLNSKDDLFSACVDREARALTEAVRAGVRPGLSADGQLWSGLRAFFTHTARHPDAWRVLHLHARTHGERFAAEVAAMREEIVAFVTQLIAAAARDAHRDPHLAEGEVAGLAEALVGAAESLADWAGATEGVTAKQAAATLMNFAWAGLGDLMAGRPWSAPEEPGPEEPGPAAERAPQEEPASVVQAAG, via the coding sequence ATGGGTGCAGGGAAGACCAAGCGGATGCCGCGTGCGGTCCGTGAGCAGCAGATGCTGGACGCCGCCGTGAGCGTCTTCGGAAGGCGCGGGTACATGGCGGCGTCGATGGACGAGATCGCCGAACTGGCGGGCGTCTCCAAGCCGCTGGTGTACCTGTACCTGAACTCCAAGGACGACCTCTTCAGCGCCTGCGTCGACCGCGAGGCCCGCGCCCTCACCGAGGCGGTGCGGGCCGGCGTGCGTCCGGGACTGTCCGCCGACGGGCAACTCTGGTCGGGGCTGCGCGCGTTCTTCACGCACACCGCGCGGCACCCGGACGCCTGGCGGGTGCTGCACCTGCACGCCCGTACGCACGGTGAGCGGTTCGCCGCCGAGGTGGCGGCGATGCGCGAGGAGATCGTCGCCTTCGTGACGCAGCTGATCGCCGCCGCCGCGCGTGACGCGCACCGGGACCCGCACCTGGCCGAGGGCGAGGTCGCCGGGCTGGCCGAGGCGCTGGTCGGGGCCGCGGAGTCGCTCGCCGACTGGGCGGGCGCCACCGAGGGCGTCACCGCGAAGCAGGCGGCGGCGACCCTGATGAACTTCGCCTGGGCCGGTCTGGGCGACCTGATGGCCGGACGGCCGTGGTCCGCGCCGGAGGAGCCCGGACCGGAGGAACCCGGGCCGGCGGCGGAGCGCGCGCCGCAGGAGGAGCCCGCGTCGGTGGTTCAGGCCGCCGGGTAG
- a CDS encoding DUF4229 domain-containing protein: MLRYTLMRLGIFAGCLVVVWGLVYAGVFPRGLGDSNGMWILLLSLLISAPISYVALRKERDRASVQVVGRVDRMKANLEANRGQEDGADDTARAQGQTS; this comes from the coding sequence ATGCTCCGCTACACGCTGATGCGCCTCGGGATCTTCGCAGGCTGCCTCGTGGTCGTCTGGGGGCTCGTCTACGCCGGAGTGTTCCCGCGCGGCCTCGGCGACTCCAACGGCATGTGGATCCTCCTGCTCTCCCTGCTGATCTCCGCCCCCATCAGCTACGTCGCGCTGCGCAAGGAGCGGGACCGGGCCTCGGTCCAGGTCGTGGGCCGGGTGGACCGCATGAAGGCCAACCTGGAGGCCAACCGCGGCCAGGAGGACGGCGCCGACGACACGGCGCGGGCCCAGGGCCAGACCTCGTAA
- a CDS encoding 3-oxoacyl-ACP reductase has translation MADRYLSFTGTAPGRFLTRRLGLPQPAALRRDALDGGLLHLTAGKTDLDLAPVLARTGLPRDEDGRPAAVVLDATGVRDVDALAEVHAALHPVVRSVAASGRVVVLGAPLDPADHHQAAVQQALEGFTRSLGKEIGRGRTVNLVRLTDAAPAESTLRFLLSPASAYVSGQVIEVGAAGGGAAPDDWALPLAGRTALVTGAARGIGAAVAETLAGQGAQVVVLDVPQAEEAARRAAERLGGTALALDITAADAGERIAAALPGGLDVLVHNAGITRDRRLVNMPADRWSSVLDVNLASVLRTTDALLAAGAVNRGGRIVATASIAGLAGNAGQTNYGASKAGIVGLVRSLAPRALAGHGVTVNAVAPGFIETRMTAAVPLFIREAGRRMNSLAQGGLPVDVAETTAWLAHPASGAVNGQVVRVCGQSLLGA, from the coding sequence ATGGCCGACCGCTATCTCAGCTTCACCGGCACCGCACCCGGACGTTTCCTCACCCGCCGGCTCGGACTGCCGCAACCCGCGGCCCTGCGGCGGGACGCGCTCGACGGCGGTCTGCTGCACCTCACGGCCGGAAAGACCGACCTCGACCTCGCGCCCGTACTGGCCCGCACCGGCCTGCCCCGGGACGAGGACGGCCGCCCCGCCGCCGTCGTCCTCGACGCCACCGGCGTACGGGACGTCGACGCGCTGGCCGAGGTGCACGCCGCGCTGCACCCCGTCGTACGGTCCGTCGCCGCGAGCGGCCGGGTGGTGGTGCTCGGCGCCCCGCTCGACCCGGCCGACCACCACCAGGCCGCCGTCCAGCAGGCGTTGGAGGGCTTCACGCGCTCGCTCGGCAAGGAGATCGGGCGGGGCAGGACGGTCAACCTCGTACGGCTCACCGACGCGGCGCCCGCCGAGTCCACCCTCCGCTTCCTCCTCTCCCCCGCCTCCGCCTACGTCAGCGGCCAGGTGATCGAGGTCGGGGCGGCGGGCGGGGGCGCCGCCCCCGACGACTGGGCGCTGCCGCTGGCCGGACGCACCGCCCTGGTCACCGGCGCCGCGCGGGGCATCGGCGCGGCGGTCGCCGAGACGCTGGCCGGGCAGGGCGCCCAGGTCGTCGTCCTGGACGTGCCGCAGGCCGAGGAGGCGGCACGCCGGGCCGCCGAACGCCTCGGGGGCACCGCCCTCGCGCTGGACATCACCGCGGCGGACGCGGGCGAGCGCATCGCCGCCGCGCTGCCCGGCGGGCTCGACGTCCTCGTCCACAACGCGGGCATCACCCGCGACCGGCGCCTGGTCAACATGCCCGCCGACCGCTGGAGTTCCGTGCTCGACGTGAACCTCGCGAGCGTCCTGCGCACCACGGACGCGCTGCTCGCGGCGGGCGCCGTCAACCGGGGCGGCCGGATCGTGGCGACGGCCTCCATCGCGGGCCTCGCGGGCAACGCGGGGCAGACCAACTACGGCGCGAGCAAGGCGGGGATCGTCGGGCTGGTCCGCTCGCTGGCGCCCCGCGCCCTGGCCGGACACGGGGTGACGGTGAACGCGGTGGCGCCGGGGTTCATCGAGACGAGGATGACGGCGGCGGTCCCCCTGTTCATCCGCGAGGCCGGCCGCCGCATGAACTCCCTCGCGCAGGGCGGACTGCCCGTCGACGTCGCCGAGACGACCGCCTGGCTCGCGCACCCGGCCTCCGGCGCGGTCAACGGCCAGGTCGTACGGGTCTGCGGCCAGAGCCTGCTGGGGGCCTGA
- a CDS encoding AMP-dependent synthetase/ligase, producing MSTPLPSFAASAAYADSPGPTLVAPEKRMLDGAVREAYVPPFAPPVRRGSLADLPFDNAAAVPGQVVLSRRSPEGDWSDVTAAEFAGQVLAVAKGMIAEGLVPGDRIAIMARTTYEWTLLDFAAWAAGLVTVPIYPTSSLFQTRWILQDSGAVTLVTETTAQAAALGPELDRIPDLGHLWVMEKGHVERLAELGARVPDAEVEVRRGMLGPGTLATLIYTSGTTGRPKGCVLTHGNFFAEVDNAIELLYPVFKAETGEEPSILLFLPMSHVFGRMVAVACVRARVRLGHAPSLKPEDLLPDLAAFRPTCLLTIPYMLEKVFNSARAKAESGGRAAVFDRAVSVAVRYGEAKEARQTGTGGGPGRGLKTARSFYDPLVYRKIRNAMGGRVKYAICGGSPLGRRLAAFYAGAGIEIFEGYGLTETTAAATVTPPLKPRLGTVGWPLPGTRIRIAADGEILVAGEQVLHGYWDPQAGGVVQAAPDGWFATGDIGSLDDEGYLTITGRKKELLITAGGKSVAPAPLENWLRSHPLISQCIVLGDRRPYVSALFTLDPDGVTHWRRMNGKHPVPPELLVDDEEVRAVLQRAVDEANKLVSRPESIRRFAVLPRDFTEWEGHLTPSMKLRREVIMRDFAGAVEGLYEG from the coding sequence GTGTCCACCCCGCTTCCGTCCTTCGCCGCATCCGCCGCCTACGCCGACTCGCCCGGCCCCACCCTGGTGGCGCCCGAGAAGCGGATGCTGGACGGGGCCGTACGGGAGGCGTACGTACCGCCGTTCGCGCCGCCGGTGCGCCGCGGGTCCCTCGCCGACCTGCCCTTCGACAACGCGGCGGCCGTCCCGGGCCAGGTCGTCCTCAGCCGCAGGTCGCCGGAGGGCGACTGGTCCGACGTGACGGCCGCCGAGTTCGCCGGGCAGGTGCTGGCCGTGGCCAAGGGCATGATCGCCGAAGGGCTGGTGCCGGGCGACCGCATCGCGATCATGGCCCGGACGACGTACGAGTGGACGCTGCTGGACTTCGCCGCATGGGCGGCGGGACTGGTCACCGTCCCGATCTACCCCACCTCCTCGCTCTTCCAGACCCGCTGGATCCTCCAGGACTCCGGCGCCGTCACCCTGGTCACCGAGACCACCGCGCAGGCCGCGGCGCTCGGCCCCGAGCTGGACCGCATCCCCGACCTGGGGCACCTGTGGGTCATGGAGAAGGGCCACGTGGAGCGGCTCGCGGAGCTGGGCGCGCGGGTGCCGGACGCGGAGGTGGAGGTGCGCCGCGGCATGCTCGGCCCTGGCACACTGGCCACCCTCATCTACACCTCCGGCACCACCGGCCGCCCCAAGGGCTGCGTGCTCACCCACGGCAACTTCTTCGCCGAGGTCGACAACGCCATCGAGCTGCTCTACCCCGTCTTCAAGGCGGAGACCGGCGAGGAGCCCTCGATCCTGCTCTTCCTGCCGATGTCCCACGTCTTCGGCCGCATGGTCGCCGTCGCCTGCGTCCGTGCCCGGGTCCGCCTCGGCCACGCGCCCAGCCTGAAACCCGAGGACCTGCTCCCCGACCTGGCGGCCTTCCGCCCGACCTGCCTGCTGACCATCCCGTACATGCTGGAGAAGGTCTTCAACAGCGCCCGCGCCAAGGCCGAGTCCGGCGGCCGGGCCGCCGTCTTCGACCGGGCCGTCTCGGTGGCGGTGCGCTACGGCGAGGCCAAGGAGGCCCGCCAGACCGGCACCGGTGGCGGCCCCGGCCGCGGCCTGAAGACCGCCCGCTCCTTCTACGACCCGCTCGTCTACCGGAAGATCCGCAACGCCATGGGCGGCCGGGTCAAGTACGCCATCTGCGGCGGCTCCCCGCTCGGCCGCCGCCTGGCCGCCTTCTACGCCGGCGCCGGCATCGAGATCTTCGAGGGCTACGGCCTCACCGAGACCACCGCCGCGGCCACCGTCACGCCCCCGCTCAAGCCGCGCCTCGGCACGGTCGGCTGGCCGCTGCCCGGCACCCGCATCCGCATCGCCGCCGACGGCGAGATCCTCGTCGCCGGGGAGCAGGTCCTGCACGGCTACTGGGACCCGCAGGCCGGGGGCGTCGTCCAGGCCGCACCCGACGGCTGGTTCGCCACCGGTGACATCGGCAGCCTGGACGACGAGGGCTATCTGACGATCACCGGCCGCAAGAAGGAGCTGCTGATCACCGCGGGCGGCAAGAGCGTCGCCCCGGCCCCGCTGGAGAACTGGCTGCGCTCCCACCCCCTGATCTCCCAGTGCATCGTGCTGGGCGACCGCCGGCCCTACGTCTCCGCCCTGTTCACCCTCGACCCGGACGGCGTCACCCACTGGCGCCGGATGAACGGCAAGCACCCGGTGCCGCCGGAGCTGCTGGTGGACGACGAGGAGGTCCGCGCGGTGCTCCAGCGCGCCGTCGACGAGGCCAACAAACTGGTCTCCCGCCCGGAGTCCATCCGCCGCTTCGCCGTCCTGCCCCGGGACTTCACCGAGTGGGAGGGCCACCTGACCCCCTCCATGAAGCTCCGCCGCGAGGTGATCATGCGGGACTTCGCGGGGGCGGTGGAGGGGCTGTACGAGGGGTAG
- a CDS encoding putative leader peptide → MKQAAAPTTPQRLALVARLHVDLCRCASANCRP, encoded by the coding sequence ATGAAGCAAGCAGCCGCGCCCACCACACCACAGCGCCTCGCGCTCGTGGCGCGCCTGCACGTGGACCTCTGCCGGTGCGCGTCCGCGAACTGTCGCCCCTGA
- a CDS encoding GNAT family N-acetyltransferase encodes MSLTFTFDPAVTPDLRDGVLDLWTDVSNAGGSVGFVPPVTREDVRPELLKHLTGMAEGRTRLLVGHDEEGRVAATAFLALNTHRLMRHWLWLYTVMVHPRHQGRGYGRDLMTAAAEAARTCEGIEAIRLTCRGGLGLERFYESCGYKEVGRVPGAIRVAPGDDRDDVFMLLPLA; translated from the coding sequence GTGTCCCTTACTTTCACTTTCGATCCGGCCGTCACCCCCGACCTCCGCGACGGCGTCCTCGACCTGTGGACCGACGTCTCCAACGCCGGCGGCTCCGTGGGCTTCGTGCCGCCGGTGACGCGCGAGGACGTCCGCCCCGAGCTGCTCAAGCACCTGACGGGCATGGCCGAAGGGCGTACCCGCCTCCTGGTCGGACACGACGAGGAGGGCCGGGTGGCCGCCACCGCGTTCCTCGCCCTCAACACGCACCGGCTGATGCGGCACTGGCTCTGGCTCTACACGGTCATGGTCCACCCGCGCCACCAGGGCCGGGGCTACGGCCGGGACCTGATGACCGCCGCCGCGGAAGCGGCCCGCACCTGCGAGGGCATCGAGGCGATACGCCTCACCTGTCGCGGCGGGCTCGGCCTGGAGCGGTTCTACGAGTCCTGCGGCTACAAGGAGGTCGGCCGGGTCCCCGGCGCGATCCGGGTCGCCCCCGGCGACGACCGGGACGACGTCTTCATGCTGCTGCCCCTGGCCTGA
- a CDS encoding cold-shock protein: MATGTVKWFNAEKGFGFIAQEGGGPDVFVHYSAINAQGFRSLEENQQVSFDVTQGPKGPQAENVTPV; the protein is encoded by the coding sequence ATGGCTACCGGAACCGTGAAGTGGTTCAACGCCGAAAAGGGCTTTGGTTTCATCGCCCAGGAAGGCGGCGGCCCGGACGTCTTCGTCCACTACTCCGCGATCAACGCTCAGGGATTCCGTTCCCTCGAGGAGAACCAGCAGGTGTCCTTCGACGTCACGCAGGGCCCCAAGGGTCCGCAGGCGGAGAATGTCACTCCTGTCTGA
- a CDS encoding class I SAM-dependent DNA methyltransferase produces MTVDPAFVATTRTFYDAVAEDYHARFRTVLDDAPLDRALMGAFAELVGPEGQVADLGCGPGLVTAHLASLGLRVFGLDLSSSMLAIARRENPGLRFEQGSMLDLDLPDGALAGAVSWYSSIHTPWERLPDLFGEVRRVLAPGGHLLLGFQVGDEPRHHDRPWGHPVALDFERRRPEPMAELLERAGFTVLSRTVRITEETTVAQVPQAFLIARR; encoded by the coding sequence ATGACCGTCGACCCCGCCTTCGTGGCCACCACCCGGACCTTCTACGACGCCGTCGCCGAGGACTACCACGCCCGCTTCCGCACCGTGCTCGACGACGCCCCGCTCGACCGGGCGCTGATGGGCGCCTTCGCCGAGCTGGTCGGGCCGGAGGGGCAGGTGGCCGACCTCGGCTGCGGGCCCGGTCTGGTCACCGCGCACCTGGCCTCGCTGGGCCTGCGGGTCTTCGGCCTCGACCTGTCCTCCTCGATGCTCGCGATCGCGCGCCGCGAGAACCCGGGGCTGCGGTTCGAGCAGGGGTCCATGCTGGACCTCGACCTGCCGGACGGCGCCCTCGCGGGGGCGGTGTCCTGGTACTCGTCGATCCACACACCGTGGGAGCGGCTGCCGGACCTCTTCGGCGAGGTGCGGCGCGTACTGGCCCCGGGCGGGCACCTGCTGCTCGGCTTCCAGGTCGGCGACGAGCCCCGCCACCACGACCGCCCGTGGGGCCACCCGGTCGCCCTGGACTTCGAACGGCGGCGGCCGGAGCCGATGGCGGAGCTGCTGGAGCGGGCCGGGTTCACCGTGCTGTCCCGGACGGTGCGGATCACCGAGGAGACCACCGTCGCGCAGGTCCCGCAGGCGTTCCTCATCGCCCGCCGCTGA
- a CDS encoding menaquinone biosynthetic enzyme MqnA/MqnD family protein — protein MDNSRTRPRVGHIQFLNCLPLYWGLARTGTLLDFELTKDTPEKLSEQLVRGDLDIGPVTLVEFLKNADDLVAFPDIAVGCDGPVMSCVIVSQVPLDRLDGARVALGSTSRTSVRLAQLLLSERFGVQPDYYTCPPDLSLMMQEADAAVLIGDAALRANMIDGPRYGLDVHDLGALWKEWTGLPFVFAVWAARRDYAEREPVITRKVHEAFLASRNLSLEEVEKVAEQAARWEAFDEDTLAKYFTTLDFRFGAPQLEAVTEFARRVGPTTGFPADVKVELLKP, from the coding sequence GTGGACAATTCTCGCACCCGGCCGCGTGTCGGCCACATCCAGTTCCTGAACTGCCTGCCCCTGTACTGGGGGCTCGCGAGAACAGGCACGCTCCTCGACTTCGAGCTGACGAAGGACACCCCGGAGAAGCTCAGCGAGCAGCTGGTGCGCGGTGATCTCGACATCGGTCCCGTCACCCTGGTCGAATTCCTCAAGAACGCCGACGACCTCGTCGCCTTCCCCGACATCGCCGTCGGCTGCGACGGCCCCGTGATGTCGTGCGTGATCGTCTCCCAGGTCCCGCTGGACCGCCTGGACGGCGCCCGGGTGGCCCTCGGGTCGACCTCGCGCACCTCCGTACGCCTCGCCCAGCTCCTGCTGTCGGAGCGCTTCGGCGTCCAGCCGGACTACTACACCTGCCCGCCGGACCTGAGCCTGATGATGCAGGAGGCCGACGCGGCCGTCCTCATCGGGGACGCGGCCCTGCGCGCCAACATGATCGACGGCCCGCGCTACGGCCTCGACGTGCACGACCTGGGCGCCCTGTGGAAGGAGTGGACGGGTCTGCCGTTCGTCTTCGCGGTCTGGGCGGCCCGGCGCGACTACGCGGAGCGCGAGCCGGTCATCACCCGCAAGGTGCACGAGGCCTTCCTCGCCTCCCGCAACCTCTCCCTGGAGGAGGTGGAGAAGGTCGCGGAGCAGGCCGCCCGCTGGGAGGCCTTCGACGAGGACACCCTGGCGAAGTACTTCACCACCCTCGACTTCCGCTTCGGCGCCCCGCAGCTGGAGGCGGTCACGGAGTTCGCCCGCCGCGTCGGCCCCACCACGGGCTTCCCGGCGGACGTGAAGGTCGAGCTGCTCAAGCCCTGA